From Synergistaceae bacterium, the proteins below share one genomic window:
- a CDS encoding EAL domain-containing protein: MSLGRRVFLYVFVTILLMLSLASLSSNYITVRAFEDVERRFFEQVMGRVQNRLREELRVIGNYASDWGAWDSMYLFMEHKDSSLFPDMVDPVTLRALGLDFLVLMASDMKPLAAFAVGETGESYLLGPEALRVVKEVAPELMAEAANGPFTELSSVNESVYLVGVAPVVMTNRTGKPRGFVMTGVSLTRNANRLSSLLGTEFSIVPKKNGPVMGDTVEVEEDGPDMATVRQAWKHTLPSEDPLVIEIPQQRPINVIGRKAASHSYAWVFISGAGILGVVMVLLNYLIIRRLAILRSVSDMIVSEGEVGLRMPVSGNDEITTLSSSFNSLLDTLENLISDIPDAMFIINKDGRLVIANDEGKRVLGIADDTGLRGIELGSFLKHGSVGKGRVMDIGVGLQFASSDVFEAELALPDGTVIPTEVRRRDIIYGKRSFQLFLARDITERKNYEQRLARKAYFDDLTGLPNRAAFIEGLRKLSKDKAWEDGSVSVAVMNLDKFKQINELVGTVNADRILLIIATRVGSLLNMESRLYRTGGDEFSVIARFPEKEARARTEALMERIHRAVGEPCPVGDDTIFPSTSIGAVVGPSGKWKPSDVINRAQSALKKAKRTGIGFTSYLYGDENDDEAQGMETINVLKMSAEMTTGIERGEFVPYFQAVMPVSGGPVLGFETLARWKHPVRGLLSPEDFVPLAEHTGFIDRIDLEMIENALKASAEAKRINASSDIFFSANSSPLFFKAFFPEEIVEAFIRRTGAEPSLFTLEVTESLLIENMEEVSKKLFRFKELGIKIALDDFGTGYSSLQYLVRLPFDYIKLDRTFIERLFQSDDYERLLRAIINMAGEMQLEIIAEGVETQEQLEWLKAAGCTKIQGFLFSRPGPWEEALGLIRGDLG; encoded by the coding sequence ATGTCTCTCGGGAGAAGGGTGTTTCTTTATGTCTTCGTCACCATACTGCTGATGCTGTCCCTGGCAAGCCTCTCGTCGAACTATATCACGGTTCGGGCGTTCGAGGACGTTGAACGTCGCTTCTTCGAACAGGTCATGGGCAGAGTGCAGAACAGGCTGCGCGAGGAACTCAGGGTAATCGGGAACTACGCTTCCGACTGGGGTGCCTGGGATTCCATGTACCTGTTCATGGAGCATAAGGACAGCTCTCTGTTCCCGGACATGGTCGACCCTGTAACGCTTCGCGCCCTCGGTCTCGATTTCCTCGTCCTCATGGCATCGGACATGAAACCTCTTGCAGCATTCGCTGTCGGCGAGACCGGCGAGAGTTACCTCCTCGGCCCGGAGGCGCTTCGGGTTGTTAAAGAAGTCGCCCCGGAGTTGATGGCGGAGGCGGCGAATGGTCCCTTCACCGAACTGAGCTCCGTCAACGAAAGTGTATACCTCGTGGGGGTCGCCCCCGTGGTTATGACGAACCGCACCGGCAAACCGCGGGGCTTCGTGATGACGGGAGTCTCCTTGACGAGAAACGCCAACAGGCTGTCATCCCTGCTGGGCACGGAGTTTTCAATCGTACCGAAAAAAAACGGTCCGGTGATGGGGGACACCGTGGAGGTAGAGGAGGACGGCCCGGACATGGCGACGGTGAGGCAGGCCTGGAAGCATACCCTGCCCTCCGAAGATCCCCTGGTAATCGAAATTCCCCAGCAGAGGCCGATCAACGTAATAGGGCGAAAAGCAGCTTCACACTCCTATGCCTGGGTTTTCATAAGCGGCGCCGGAATTCTAGGGGTCGTGATGGTCCTTTTGAACTACCTGATAATCCGGCGTCTTGCCATTCTGCGCTCGGTCTCCGACATGATAGTGAGTGAAGGGGAGGTGGGGCTTCGCATGCCGGTCTCCGGCAACGACGAGATCACAACGCTGTCGTCGTCCTTCAACTCCCTGCTGGACACCCTGGAAAACCTGATCTCCGACATCCCCGACGCCATGTTCATAATCAACAAAGATGGACGGCTGGTGATCGCCAACGACGAGGGGAAGAGAGTTCTCGGCATTGCCGACGACACCGGGCTTCGTGGTATCGAGCTGGGTTCATTCCTTAAACACGGTTCGGTCGGAAAAGGTCGCGTCATGGACATCGGAGTCGGCCTTCAGTTCGCAAGCTCCGACGTCTTTGAGGCGGAGCTCGCCCTCCCGGACGGCACTGTCATTCCAACGGAAGTGAGAAGACGGGATATTATTTATGGGAAAAGGTCTTTCCAGCTCTTTCTCGCAAGGGATATAACCGAAAGGAAGAACTACGAGCAGCGCCTTGCGAGAAAGGCCTATTTCGACGACCTGACAGGGCTGCCCAACAGGGCGGCTTTCATCGAGGGCCTGCGCAAGTTGAGCAAAGACAAGGCGTGGGAGGACGGTTCCGTCTCGGTAGCGGTGATGAACCTTGATAAATTCAAGCAGATAAACGAGCTGGTGGGAACCGTCAACGCCGACAGGATTCTTTTAATAATCGCAACCCGCGTCGGCAGTCTGTTGAATATGGAGTCCAGGCTGTACAGGACCGGGGGGGACGAGTTCTCCGTGATCGCGCGATTCCCCGAGAAAGAGGCTCGCGCCAGGACAGAGGCGCTCATGGAGCGGATTCACCGGGCGGTCGGAGAGCCGTGCCCCGTGGGTGACGATACAATATTCCCCAGCACGAGCATAGGAGCGGTCGTCGGGCCCAGCGGGAAATGGAAGCCGTCGGACGTGATCAACAGGGCTCAAAGCGCCCTCAAAAAGGCCAAGAGGACCGGGATAGGCTTCACCTCCTACCTCTATGGCGACGAAAATGACGATGAGGCTCAGGGCATGGAGACGATAAACGTCCTCAAGATGAGCGCCGAGATGACCACCGGCATCGAAAGGGGCGAGTTCGTCCCCTACTTCCAGGCGGTGATGCCGGTCTCGGGAGGCCCTGTGCTTGGCTTCGAGACTCTTGCCAGGTGGAAGCACCCCGTCCGGGGCCTGCTCTCCCCCGAGGACTTCGTGCCCCTTGCGGAGCACACAGGCTTTATCGACAGGATCGACCTCGAAATGATCGAGAATGCCCTGAAGGCATCCGCCGAGGCAAAGAGGATCAACGCCTCATCGGACATCTTCTTCTCGGCGAACAGCTCCCCCCTCTTCTTCAAGGCATTCTTTCCGGAGGAGATAGTCGAGGCTTTCATCCGCAGGACCGGAGCCGAACCCTCCCTCTTCACCCTGGAGGTCACAGAGAGCCTCCTCATCGAGAATATGGAGGAAGTCTCGAAGAAGCTGTTCCGCTTCAAGGAGCTCGGGATAAAAATAGCCCTTGACGACTTCGGCACCGGGTACTCGTCGCTCCAGTACCTGGTCCGGCTTCCCTTCGACTACATAAAGCTCGACAGGACGTTCATCGAGAGGCTGTTCCAGTCAGACGATTACGAACGGCTGCTCAGGGCGATTATCAATATGGCGGGTGAAATGCAACTTGAAATAATTGCCGAGGGTGTTGAAACTCAGGAACAGCTCGAATGGCTCAAGGCTGCGGGCTGCACAAAGATCCAGGGTTTCCTCTTCTCAAGGCCGGGGCCTTGGGAGGAGGCGCTCGGGCTGATAAGGGGGGATCTTGGATGA